The nucleotide window CTATTTTGTCTTTTGTCTCATCTCTGAGTTTAGAAACTTTCGGTATTAGGGTCAACAACTGGATATTGGTGCATTTCGCCTCCGCCAATTTCAAAAGATTCTCACAGTTTGATATCATGCGGCGCATATTCAGGAGGCATTCTTTCCGCTCCCGTATCTTTTTCAAGTTGTCATCACGTACTTGCGACAGTTTTTCAAGGAACTCGGATTTCATGTTATCTACATGACCGAGACTCTTACTACTGAATTCTTGAATCTGTTGTCGCCGTGTCTCGTTTTGTGTCTTTAAGCCGCTGCACGCGGAGTTCAAGTCTTCTACCCTTGAGTCAATTTTCTGAATAAGATTTTCCATTTTCTGTCCAAATTCACCGATGACTGTAAGATTTTTAGGATCTTTCACAGCATCTAGGAAAGTGACCACGTTTTTGCATTGGCCATGGACCTCTGTTTTGCATATTGCACAGCAGACGACATCATGGTCATGGCAAAACATTTCAAGTGATTTGCCAGGATGGACGTCGCAGACGTACATTGACGTCACTACCTCAACATCATTAACTGTCTCGATCGGTGCAATTCTGTGATCAGTTAGAATGGGAAGTGAAGTGTGAAACTCCCCACACGCTCCGCAGAGAGCTGCATCACATGTATAGCACCAATATCTTGTAGTCTCCATTCTACCACGATTGGTACAAGGGTTGCAAACAAACAGCTTCTTCTCCAGCCGTTGCTGGTCAATCAGCATTGCTATCAGACAATTGGTTGGCAGTCGATTGGAAACATCCTCTGGTCTGGTGCGATGAAAATCTTTGACCACGTTAAAGTGGCGACACACTGGACAAGGAAACCCTCTGGAACCTTCCTGAACTTGAGTAGAAATGTAATCTGAGAGACATTTCTTGCAAAATGTATGCAGACAGATGAGATATTTAGGATCTTTGAATGTTTCCAGACAAATGGAGCAGTTAGTTAAATCCGAACCCTCCAAGGACATGACTGTAGCGTGATTGTGTCTGATTTATCACCAAACTCTGTAAAGAAAATATGCGTAGACTCTTACAAACACATTTCTCCAAAttcgttttaaaatgttatgatAAATATTCAGATTTGATTGGCTGAGTAGTCTATTTCTTATATCAGTTATTGTTTAGTAGGCGAGCATTGAACCATTAAAACGTAGGATACATATGGACGAGAACACAgttacttaattttttttaaacattgcacatgtatgcattttgaaatatgttttcacGCGCGGGAAGTTATGTACGATTACGAATGTATTAAAAAGAACCGGGTAGAtccaatacacacacacattaacTACAAATACACGGAATATAAACCTGTCCAACATATATCCAGTGATATCGTATGCTGTTCTAGTGGTTGTAAAAAGTCATGCTGTTTCAAATAACCTGGTCTACACATCCATGAGTTCATTTACCCTAACCCACGGATACTCTTTAGCCTTACCTTAAGACAGGTATTATAACACCTTGATCGTGCAGCAGGTGTAACGGAGGAGTGGAAATGACTGCGATGTTATACTCCCCCAAGTTTTTGAACGTATGGGTGAAATTTTGATTCAGGTCAGTAACTCGGTCAAATTGCACATGCGTTTTACACAAAAGGCGCACCGAAGAGTGGGCTGTAGGGCTCTTTACAACTTTTTAAAAGATGGAAAGGTTAGTTCAAAGATAGTCTTCTTTCACGTTGTTAAGATCTAAATTCTATTGCTAGAATTACGTCagtacataaataatatattcacTATACGTGTGTAATCATGTAGTTTTTTGAATTGATGAGGTGTATATACACATTtttgaactacatgtaattgatgTTGTAGTATGATAGACGAATGGCCCTAGGCAGGGTCATTGGAACTATATCTTGATGACATTTTGGGCTGATGatgttttatcaaattaattgattatttattgcCATTATTTGTATTCATAATAATAAACAATGTCCCTGTACGATTATCACAGCGCAACCGccaacatttttgaaatatccGCTTCTGGTCTTACGTCCTTCTGCTAAGAGACGCAACTCGAACATTATAGTTATAGCGTTCATGTATATTCCTTGTTCTGGGCTGCACATGTAGTaccatttgattgattgattatgtaGTAAAGTAAGATTAATCATGCCACTTTCACATCATAAAACAGAGGTTTAGTCGAATGTtgcttaaaatattgtattttgtgtttgatttgaATACGCCTTTCACAATCCTCACACCATAGTAATTAACGTGCGTATGATTGGTCCTACTTTACTACAATTATTTGGGGTTTATACGCTTTTTGGTaatatttcagttatttaacAGGGGAATTTGATTCTAATGCTCTGTAATGATtgtgaataaaagaaaattataataaataagaatttacaaTGCTGTTGTATTATAGCACAATACTTCGCTGTTATCTGTTATTCATCGTAGAACCTTGTAATCTATCCGCATTTCAATTCCATAGGTTTATGAAATACGATTCCTTTCGTGGTTTGAGATGTTTGTAATTCTGATGTCCTTTGTGTATTGAATATAGCTTAAAATTATGATTAACACATTTACCAAAGGATTTGCAACATGGTGAACATTGGTTTGTGAGAGATATAGTGATAGACACGAAATCTTAACAGTTCAAATGTATGTATTTACCTTTTTTGCAGGTGCGGGTAATTGAGCCTGACGGGGAAATAAAGTAGGTAATGGAGAATTTGGACATAACACGAAATTGTTGTACTGACCCGAAACCGGATCAAAGAAACAAAACTGTCTTACAATGTGCGCTTTGCCAGGCGATTCTTCGAGCTCCACGAACACTGAATTGTTTCCATTCCATGTGCGAGGATTGCCTATCATCTTGCGTGCTGGAGGAGGACGGACGTTTGGTGGTTGTATGCcctaaatgtacatacaagtcaACTACAGAAAAACCAGCAGAAACAATCAGTAATCCTGATACTTTCTCATCATCACCGGTGATGCTAACGTTACTGGATCATGAAGACCTTGAGGGAAATAAAGCTTGCACGTCTTGTCATAACCGCTCAAAGACCACACCGTCTGCTTACTGGTGTTTTGAGTGTCTTGCGTACCTCTGCGAACAGTGCTTTTTGTTTCACTCGTCCCTGTCATATTTGGCAAAGCATCACACATATAGCAGGAAAGAAGTAGAAAATACACCTATATTACTGTCCATGGCTAGGGAAATTTGCCCAAGACATGGAGAGAAATTTACCAGATTTTGTGACGTAGAGAAAGAAGTGTGTTGCAACACGTGTGTAGCGGATTCCCACATGGGTCTATGTCTCGGAGCTCATGAAATTATTAACTGTTTTGAAGACGTTCAGTCTGATTTCACACATTTGAAAACATCGATCAAAGATCAGCTAAGTGAATTAGACGAACTACTGACTGAACAAAACAAAGCAGAATTGAAGTTAGAGAAATTTTGTCTTGTAAAACAAGGAACGATCCATTCCTTGACAGATAAGATCGGTACTAATGTTCATCATCGAACGCAAACTCTAGTGGAAGTTTCAAACCAATACTCGCAGAAAAACCTCCAAGAATATGAAGACAATTTGAGATTATTGAGAGACAGACACAGTTTACTAACAAAATGCCTCCAAACCACATCAAAATCACAGTTTGGATATGCAGTCAGACTATTATTACAGAAAAAGAATATAGAATCAATGACAATGGAAGTTGAAAAGTTTGTTGATGAAGTCAAAGTTGCCACATCTCCTGTGCCTGTTGTACGATTTTGTTCGTCTCTCACCAACTTACGCAAGAAGCAGTCCTTCGGTTCTATAGCTACATCTTCTACATGTAGTTCAAAACCTGTGCTTGGATTAAACTACAAAGTAGAAAAAGCAAGATCAACAGAATTATTGCAACAAGATGAAAAACTCGCTCTTTCGCATTCACTTGAATTCGGCGGAAATGCATTTACACTTTCCAGGACAATTCAAACCGAGAACAAATTTTCTCACGTCACAGGCTGTGACTGGCTATCGGAAACCAAAATCATTATCGTTGATTCAAGAGAAAAGTCAAATTCACTCGCTCAAATCTTTGACACATCAAGCGGAAAACGAATACTGGAGATTCAGTTAAAGGACAAAGCATATGACGTCACCACGCTTCCTAACCAAGAAGTCGCCATCACATTTCCAAAGGCACGATATGTTGGCTTCTTCAATTGCCAAAATGGCCGCCACGAGGAAGATCTTGACATGGGCATGGATTGTTACGGAATCAGTCGTCTTGACGACGGTCATATCGTAGTCGGAGGAGAAGAATATATCTTGATTCTTGACCATGACTTTAATGAAATCAGAACTCTCCACGTCAGAGGAGAAAGCATTCGATACATCTGGACCAGCAACATCGACTTTATCTTTTACAGCGACTTAACAACAAACACGGTCTATAGCATGTCTGGTAACGGGGGTGCCAGGTATAAATACAGACCGAATAAGATCCAGGCTCCAGCGGGCCTTATCGGGGACACAAACAAAGGGAATCTTTATGTTTGCGAGAAAGGATCGAAGTATCTCCATATTGTGAATAAAAAAGGGAAATATGTGAAACGCGTTGACGTCGGACAATCACCTACCGCTATAGCAATGTCGAAAGACTTGAACAAGATATGTATCGCAAGAGGCGGTCGTCATAATGAGCATGTGGTGGATATCTATCATTTGTAACATCGGTATTATGAATGAGGCGATTTTCATAACGAACACATGATCGATGTCTATCGTATCATCGTTATGTCGTCAGTATGTGAACAAGATGAATATCGATCATTTTCAACGGAAAGCCGTCTATATCTATCATATAGAACGGAAACGTGGTGGATATCTATCATATATAACGCAAACGTGGcgaatatatataataaataatggAAACACGgtgtatatttattatatataacgGAAACGTGGTGCAcgaatatatatcatatacatgtataacggaAACGCGGTGTATATTTATCACATATAATGCAAACATGTGTACATCTATCGTTTATAATGGAAAATTTCATGGTGTATATCCATCGTTTTACAAGTACTATATCCATGGAATGTAGGTCTTTGTTATGTTAAAACATCGGCCTTCATACCCAATTCGGCAAATTATTTGCGGCGGGAAGAATATTGCGAAAACTTAAAATGCAGTGTACagtattttatattgaaatctGATAATGAAGcgttgttttgaattttttaaattgaagtggAGGAAGTTAATTTTGCGAAACAACAGTAACCGTGACAACGCAACGTTATTCAAAATAATGATCGCACTAGATAGGCGACTTGCTATTGTGCTTACACAATGGTTTTAAAAAAGTGCACGCCTTTTGATAAAGAATTATTGAGTGGGGAGTAAATAACATAAAAGAATTGCGTCTAATCTAAAATTCTTCCTCATACCCAATttctttttgtgtgtgtgtgtgtgctacGGAAATATATttctagatattttaaaaagagtaGATAACGAAAAATTGCAATAAGGAAGTCTGAAATATTCCACTGTTTTAGTGCGTCTATGATTAAGCTAGAATTCAAATGAAATGgctataattacatgtatacactgtaCTAATTGCTTTGTTGTATTTATGCTTGATATGAGATAAAATAAAACGAACTAGCGTTATCAGAATTCTTCTCGC belongs to Ostrea edulis chromosome 7, xbOstEdul1.1, whole genome shotgun sequence and includes:
- the LOC130048383 gene encoding tripartite motif-containing protein 45-like — translated: MSLEGSDLTNCSICLETFKDPKYLICLHTFCKKCLSDYISTQVQEGSRGFPCPVCRHFNVVKDFHRTRPEDVSNRLPTNCLIAMLIDQQRLEKKLFVCNPCTNRGRMETTRYWCYTCDAALCGACGEFHTSLPILTDHRIAPIETVNDVEVVTSMYVCDVHPGKSLEMFCHDHDVVCCAICKTEVHGQCKNVVTFLDAVKDPKNLTVIGEFGQKMENLIQKIDSRVEDLNSACSGLKTQNETRRQQIQEFSSKSLGHVDNMKSEFLEKLSQVRDDNLKKIRERKECLLNMRRMISNCENLLKLAEAKCTNIQLLTLIPKVSKLRDETKDKIEEIEKNPMTIDVQVNIDKDFEDCVNCTSLGHLVSVADD
- the LOC130048367 gene encoding uncharacterized protein LOC130048367, whose translation is MENLDITRNCCTDPKPDQRNKTVLQCALCQAILRAPRTLNCFHSMCEDCLSSCVLEEDGRLVVVCPKCTYKSTTEKPAETISNPDTFSSSPVMLTLLDHEDLEGNKACTSCHNRSKTTPSAYWCFECLAYLCEQCFLFHSSLSYLAKHHTYSRKEVENTPILLSMAREICPRHGEKFTRFCDVEKEVCCNTCVADSHMGLCLGAHEIINCFEDVQSDFTHLKTSIKDQLSELDELLTEQNKAELKLEKFCLVKQGTIHSLTDKIGTNVHHRTQTLVEVSNQYSQKNLQEYEDNLRLLRDRHSLLTKCLQTTSKSQFGYAVRLLLQKKNIESMTMEVEKFVDEVKVATSPVPVVRFCSSLTNLRKKQSFGSIATSSTCSSKPVLGLNYKVEKARSTELLQQDEKLALSHSLEFGGNAFTLSRTIQTENKFSHVTGCDWLSETKIIIVDSREKSNSLAQIFDTSSGKRILEIQLKDKAYDVTTLPNQEVAITFPKARYVGFFNCQNGRHEEDLDMGMDCYGISRLDDGHIVVGGEEYILILDHDFNEIRTLHVRGESIRYIWTSNIDFIFYSDLTTNTVYSMSGNGGARYKYRPNKIQAPAGLIGDTNKGNLYVCEKGSKYLHIVNKKGKYVKRVDVGQSPTAIAMSKDLNKICIARGGRHNEHVVDIYHL